TGTAAAAGACATGGTACAGGATATAAGTACAGCATTATTATGATGAAATCTTTTAGCAGCTTCGCAAATATGTCTAAAAAGTTGATCGAAACAAGCTGATTGAAGTAAAACTCTCAATCTTCGAAAAGAAAAAATGACTTAACTTatcaaaaaaatgtttttttttaagagAAACACTTCCACAATTGAAAGTAACCAAacattgaaaaatgatttcatcAAGGAAAATCTTACCTTAAGCAAAGTAAGGCCATCCAAATCTACAGGCTCCACATTGAACTCCACATTTGATGAAACCTACTCCAacaacaaataacaacaaagtCTCAGTCCCAAACAAGTCGGGGTCGGCTATATGAATCTCCACTTCTTCATTTAAACTCATTTCATATTAACATGAGAAAAATTGCAACTTATACACTATTACTTCATTTAATCCAATTTAGCTTCCAATATTAGTTAAATTAACTCTTgataaggtctgtgtacattTTGCACTCTTTTGAACCTGCACGTGTGGAATTACAGCGAATATATTATCATTGTACAAAAGAAGTTTCATTGTACAATtcataattaactaattaataaaattatgtaatCCAATAGAAAAGAGAGTACCTGCGAGGGAAGTACTTCAacagaaggaggaggaggtggaAGAGGCGTTTCTGGGCCATCAAGAAACCCAGACCCGAATCCGAACCCGAACCCAGGCCCAGTTTGGGATTTTTCATCAAATAGATGAAATGGGTCGGGTCGTCCAGTAGCTGATGCATTCGCCTCCATAGCCAAAAAGCTTCAATTTCGAGCTTTTCAGTGTTGAAGACGGCAACTGATGGGAAGCAGCAGCTATTTTTCTAAATGGGCCAAGACATATATATGGGCTTACTTATTGGGCTTTTGTTTTGTTGACGGACTTACTATTTGAACTTTCATTGAACTTATTACAATCGAAGTTAGATACTCGGTTTTGAGACTACcatttaacattttttttagaTGATTATTAAGTACTGtttcataatatataatattgtatcgtaatttattattttaataaatataatgtcagGATAGATTGTATCGATTTTTATCGTTACATAATATCACACATCAATGATTTGAGGATAAACCTACCAGAAAAGTAAGGTACAAGGTAGAACTATTATAAAAAGGTAAGATCATgggtaaaataaaattattaattaattaataaagactaatgagaaaaaaaataagataatgaaGCGATCACACCACACCAAATCGATCGTTACACAAAATGAGACTTTTCATTGTTATCTAATGATGGATTTAACGATACGATACGATAAAATTTGAACAATATTTGTATTTAAACAAACAATACAATAGTGCATGTAACTAGCTTACAAACAAGTTGTAAGTCATATTCGTAATGGTAAAATTTTGCAAATCTACCTACTTCgaaacaattttaatttttttttaaagtttcatATGGTTGAAGTTCATTTATATTTACCTACTTTCAAGCATATGTGATTGAAGATTTTTGTCTGAACTTCAATCATATATGGCGgaattcaatcaattttgtctTAAATTCAACcatttggcctaaaattcacaCATTTTATTTGaggtttatgaatttttatCTATTATTCAGTcatctgtaaaaaaaaataattaaaagtttgACTTCACACCCAGTGACGGATTCAAGAATTTTTCACTAAAAAGTTCGAAAACTAAAAATATAGTGCTTAAAATTTAAACTTGGAACATCAAGATGAATTTTGAACATCATCAACCACTAAGCCAACCTCTAATCTTATATTTAAAAGGTTcaaaaatctatatatatattttataataaaataccttATTAAGTTACGTggctatattatatattaagtTACGTGGCATAACATTCTATGTTaatctatatatatttgaaaatttcaaatttgctTATAAATCATATTCATAGAATGCGTTTTATGCACATCTGTGGAATTTCAttctagtttcatttagaaatCAAGTTCTGACAatgagatattttttaaaatctttttttcattttaatggaaagtattttttgagaaaatttattttaaatgttttttatCTTACCCAAGATGCACTTCTAGAAGGTGAAATGTCTATCTTAGTCAGTCTAGTCTAGctagataataaaaaaaattacaaaagtgtttttcctttgttatttcaaaaatattatatagtTATGTAcggaaatatatttttgatttcattttcagaaataatcAGGAGTGGAACAAATAAGGTTCAATTGAACAATATGAGATTGCCAAAACTTTGAATTCGTGATATTGTGATTTAAATTGTGACAGCTCAACTATCTGATGTTTTATTTCATGAGAGACAAATTATGCACAATTAAGATGTAATGCCCATTAATTGAAGACAAGATTAAGAAAAAACAACAAAGCAAAGGGCATGACATTATTGTTACAATTGATTGACATAACAACATTAAGATGATGCAACTATAATCttgtttgaagttgaagaaacTAAATCAATAGCACATCCCAATGGCCATGCTGCTCCAACTAGGTAATTTTTGTATTGCACATCATGTATCACTGTTATTTCTTTGTGTGGACTTAGTCCTGTCCAAAAAAGAGGGGGATGGGGTGGGGGGTTAAGTATATGTATAGAAAGGATCGAAAGGGCGCAATTTAGCTAATTGAAGACTTAATATACTTAGTCAGATATCATATGaactaaaatcaaaatttatcaataacCGAGTGATCAAAAATACTATTGCTTGATCagtatatataagttaaattcaattcaaaagaattataaatttaattttttttaagtttgtcAAAGAGGTGGAAAATATATGCTTACCAAATCCATCCACAAGCAAAGTGTACTCATATATCAAGTCAATGCATAAGTATGGGATATTTCTATCTTGGGTTTTTGGGAATACAGATTTTATATCTGCTACATTTGTGTGGCAAGCAACTTTAGCTGCATTTAAGTATTGAATTGGCTTTGCTAGAGCAGATGGAAATTTTGTATCAACAATGCCAACCTACAATGCAAAATTGAATATCAAAACTTAgcttataattaaataaattgtagacaaaaaataattaatgataTATTCCAAAGTAATAGTGAAcatatttaagttgttaattactACTATGTGAttttatctaattaattaattagacgCAAACAATTTTGTTGAAGGAGATATAAATTTGTGTATGGACAAgagtgtttatttttttttcttgaagttCAATCTCTTCCGAAATGAACATCCAAATTGACAAGAGAAAGAATGATTGTCATAAAGTGTTGCAATTAAGCTCCCAAGACAGCGCAAACCTCAATTTTACTTGTCATTATTGAGTTTGAAATCATGAACAGATTGTCAATGATAAGCTAGAGGAAAGTTAGACGATAACCTCTACTGATTTGTTTAGAATTGACCGTCCAATCGTATATGAAAGCTCACCCTAACTACTATTGCGACCCCACTCAAATCTAGACAAAAAGCACCCTCCACCAACTTCCTTATCAACAAATTTGATTAATTATTACcaataattttcttctttttcttttcaacaTTTTTAATAAGTTATTGGGAAAAGACTGCCAAACTAATTTCTAAGACATTGATATTCTTACCGTCTAACTTTTGGAAAGTATATATCCTTTAAACTAATGGAGGAACACGTTCTTTTTTTCCAGAATTTAGATACCATTTACGATAGAAATTAATATTACCTGAGCAccaatatcataaaaaaatgatgaagcATGAATAGTCTTTTGTCCATCTCCACCACCACCATTCCACACCCCATTGAATGTGCAATTCTTGTTGTAGCATTTTGCTTTGATATTAAGTGCCTGTCTAGTTAACCACCTGCATCTCTTCCAACTACTACCTGTTTTTGGTGCTTGTACTTTGTAGTCTACTCCTCCATATGAGTAATACCctagaaaataataatcttGGAAATGTTaaacgtttttttttttggattatcTGATTAAAAATAGTTGATAAGCAGCTAGTGCTGAATAATGAAAAAAACACCTTCATATGgtaaaaatgatttttgaaataaGCAGCTACGTATTTAGACAGAAGTAATGAAATAGATAttaaacaattaatttatttggtaAAAAAAGTACTGATGAGCATTTATATTCCTGTTAAATTGACTAGAATGTCTTTaattaaaactattttaaaaatatataaatataaagtaTTTTTACGACCAATGACATAAATAGAATAGAGAAAAGAGTAACGATTTAGGGAGAGTTTATAGATCGaggaaattataaaaaaaatattaggaataaaattttaaaaaagaaaatcaagttGATCAAACTAAAAATGGTTATATACCATCATATCCTTCCAAAGCACAAGGGTTACTTTCATTTCTTGAAGCCTTGAAAATCTCAGCTCTACCAGCTAGTTGCCCATAGTTCAAATAACTGCATATATACATTAATTAAAAACACATAATCAAtatcttataattatttttaaaaatgcacAAAAATCTTAATTGACACCATTCATGCAAGTCTTACTCCTAACATTTGGTAAATTAAATACAATCAATTGAAATTGCTGTGTCTCACTCACACCAAAGTAGCACTTTCCTTTCCAATGGATGTTATAGACGATTATTTTTACATGCTAAGTGAATTTTTTAACGTCAATAAAAAGTTTGATTCAAAATAATCATCGCTATGACTCCGTCTCTATAAAGCAAGTATTGTACGCATATACAAAGTTTGATTCAAAGTTACTTGGCTTTTATGTCAAACTTGTAATTATTATTGTGGCTCCACTCCTTCAAAGCGAGTAGCGGATATCGGGTGGAAAAAATATAAGAGGAGAAAACAAACCTATGTACATAAAGGTTATAATCTTTTGACATAAAATGTTTTTGATGAACATAAGGTTCTCCATCCTCATTTTTAGGAGCCTTTTCAAATTGTTCCTTTGATATAGCATATGCCATTTGGACTGAACCACCACCAAGATCAATTGTTGCTGTTGTACTTTTATAATTATTGCCCAAATTTTCCAATAAATAATTCATTGCAACCTATTAATAAACACCAAAAACAATAAGTTAGAAAAAAACAAGGACTTACTTGCTATAGCTGATTGAAATAAAAAGATTTGCCAATCAATTGAGATCTCTCTCTTACCCCACACTAAGATTATTTTGTGTTTACTTTTAAAgaacaatttatttattaaagaaaaaaattgaaatgagAGTTAcatgttattattatataatattatgaGGCCTTTGGGTATACAAAAGGACTCACATTAAGAAGTAAAAAATCTTTATACAAATAACCTTTCTGATTCATTATTTACTTTTCGTGATAGATATACATAGATTATACATTAATtacacataatatatataaattatataataattcgtcaaatatttttaatttaagcaTTTAGATAGTCGACTATCTAGATTAATTCTTcacaaaaaaaagtaattatttaatttgtggTAACTTACCCACATATAAGAGCCTTCTTGAGTACCATCAAGAATAGTAACCCATTGATCTTTGCTATAGAAAGTGCTTTGGTTTTTCACTAAATCTCTCAcctttcaaaattgaaaaatgaaaaaaaaaagtttttagtTAATAAAGTTGTAGAAGGAGgattaattttttcttcaagtcaataatatatatatataccgctTGTAGAATTTTTTGAGCTGCATCCCCTTTTAACATCCTCAAACCTGCTGTTGCCtgtataatttaaataatttacacaagaaaaaaatatattaaaagagtAATCAAAAGTATCATTTATCATAAACAATTCTAAATGATAAAACAACAATACTAAAATATTAAGCAAATTTCATTATTCTATGTTATATACTTCTATTATATGATAATACAATTGTATTTTATGTTAATATAGTTTAACTTATATATGCATTGAgagtgtaaaaaaaaaattatactatcaATATAATTTCACTTATTGTCACGAGTTGCTTGATCTTTCTCCTGGTTATTTAATTAGTTTCACTTGTTATGAACAGTTATATGTAGATAGTTATTTTTGTAGAATTTTTTCTAATTATCCCTTTTTATGATAACTATTTAATGTATGACTTTCTTGCGCGTAAAAATTTGTTAAATTTTGAATGACTTAATAGTGTAAAAGATGTATACTGACCCCAAGTTCCAAGGGTGTTTCAGACTGTAATTCTTGAGGAACAACTCTTTCAGCTCCATCTAATAGTGGCTCTAGTGAATTGGCTGCAGCCATTGGATCTTTTGCATATGAACTTAAACCTGGTTCTGTCTgtaaaattaagataaaattaattaaattaattattacataAGATTTAAGAGAGGGAGGGGgtttaaaattttagaaaaagataatttactagattttaaatatataatataattgtgCATATTCAATGAATTCTGATCAAAATTATTAGGCTTTGGTTGAGCCGGTAGTTAGATCTCTAGCTCTCAATATTATGGTCTAGGGGTTTCATTCCAACCTGCTtagattaaaaattatattaattatacaggttaaattatttttcatatagaTATATAATAGTAGATATTGAATTTCTTTTATCTCCTTTGTGTGTgtacttttcatattttaaaccCAATAGTTGACTGTGCCACTAAATTCAAGTCCATTAGTTAATTACCACTATTTCTCGATTTAACTTATATGCGCGGACAATATAAAATACTTTAGCAATGTTACATGATCTTACCTAACCATTGCTAACGTACTCTTCGTATTAAGTGGAACTAACTTCAtgataaataagaaataaacaACTACAACAAGTTATATAAATTTTACTGatagtataaaaattatttacacatacgatatatataacttaaatcgAAAAATTTATATTCTAACTCGTTCAAAACTAACAAACGAGAATTTTACGCCACGATAAAAtgtaatatagtaaaataataataataataatacatacatacatacataccgCCATGAAAAACTCAATATTGTTGCCAATAGGAAGAAGTCCCAATTTTTCATCAAAACGAAAAACATGAACTCTACTTCCAGTACTTCCAGCATCAAATATTACTGCAGAATGTTCTGATTCATGGCTTAGTAAATGTCTTCTCAATGGAATTTGAGCATTCACATTATTGGAGAAAATACTATGGGGCAAAACCAAAAATATTGTCAACATTGTGAAAACAAAATGACTATTTTGGCTCAACATTTTGCCCCTATTTGAAGAGATCTTCTGCATGCATGAAGCAAAATACACAAGTTATAATAAAGAGAGGAATCTGTAAAAGTATATGAAGAATAATGTTCGATAGACTATTTTCAgagatattttgattgaatcgGTGGGAAAAGAA
This Solanum dulcamara chromosome 1, daSolDulc1.2, whole genome shotgun sequence DNA region includes the following protein-coding sequences:
- the LOC129883098 gene encoding apyrase; this encodes MLSQNSHFVFTMLTIFLVLPHSIFSNNVNAQIPLRRHLLSHESEHSAVIFDAGSTGSRVHVFRFDEKLGLLPIGNNIEFFMATEPGLSSYAKDPMAAANSLEPLLDGAERVVPQELQSETPLELGATAGLRMLKGDAAQKILQAVRDLVKNQSTFYSKDQWVTILDGTQEGSYMWVAMNYLLENLGNNYKSTTATIDLGGGSVQMAYAISKEQFEKAPKNEDGEPYVHQKHFMSKDYNLYVHSYLNYGQLAGRAEIFKASRNESNPCALEGYDGYYSYGGVDYKVQAPKTGSSWKRCRWLTRQALNIKAKCYNKNCTFNGVWNGGGGDGQKTIHASSFFYDIGAQVGIVDTKFPSALAKPIQYLNAAKVACHTNVADIKSVFPKTQDRNIPYLCIDLIYEYTLLVDGFGLSPHKEITVIHDVQYKNYLVGAAWPLGCAIDLVSSTSNKIIVASS